The proteins below are encoded in one region of Planctomycetota bacterium:
- a CDS encoding glucoamylase family protein, with the protein MRHRRISDDQLIDVAQRHAFDFFANPAHWRPMGVLDRDSTTSPISSAATGFGFAAFAVGVERGWIKRTDALERLRTVAANLRASEQSNDAFAAGKNGFFYHFLCPDTGRRIWKSELSSIDTALLAAGLLWAGAYFDDAELSEHVEVLTDAIDWNWMRHGQRRISHGWHPHGKSSGRFMKYHWHGYNEALLLQPLALGSRTHPVPADCYDAWLEDYTIETHYGQTYIFCGPLFTHLFPICFLDLRGRHDAFTAEHGFDYHANAERATRMQSTYAGANPDGFASYAADCFGVTASDGPHLGEHNGRRYYTYHARSVPCGPDDGTICAPMTAAALPLCPDVVLPAMQNFHQRGLLNRTFNDTFPWVAPDLLGVDVGPTVLMIENHRSGLMWDLSREIPQVQTGLDRCGFSPAPTVGVHAAAH; encoded by the coding sequence TTGAGACATCGCCGCATCAGCGACGACCAACTCATTGACGTAGCCCAGCGCCACGCGTTCGACTTCTTCGCCAACCCGGCGCACTGGCGACCGATGGGTGTGCTCGATCGCGACAGCACCACTTCCCCGATCAGCTCCGCCGCAACCGGCTTCGGTTTCGCGGCTTTTGCCGTCGGTGTCGAACGCGGCTGGATCAAGCGTACTGACGCCCTTGAACGCCTCCGCACCGTCGCCGCGAACTTGCGTGCCTCGGAGCAGTCCAACGACGCCTTCGCCGCCGGGAAGAACGGCTTCTTCTATCACTTTCTCTGCCCCGATACCGGTCGGCGTATCTGGAAGAGTGAGCTATCGAGCATTGACACCGCCCTGCTCGCGGCCGGCTTGCTCTGGGCGGGCGCGTACTTCGATGACGCGGAACTCTCCGAACACGTCGAGGTTCTGACCGACGCGATCGACTGGAACTGGATGCGTCACGGGCAACGCCGCATCTCCCACGGCTGGCATCCGCACGGCAAATCGTCGGGCCGGTTCATGAAGTACCATTGGCACGGCTACAACGAAGCGCTGCTGCTGCAACCGCTCGCGCTCGGCTCACGCACCCACCCCGTCCCCGCCGACTGTTACGACGCATGGCTGGAGGACTACACGATCGAAACGCACTACGGCCAGACTTACATCTTCTGCGGCCCGCTGTTTACCCACCTTTTCCCGATCTGTTTCCTCGATCTGCGTGGTCGACACGACGCGTTCACGGCCGAGCACGGCTTCGACTATCACGCCAACGCCGAGCGCGCCACACGCATGCAGTCGACTTACGCCGGGGCGAACCCCGACGGCTTTGCCAGCTACGCCGCCGATTGCTTCGGCGTCACCGCCAGTGATGGCCCGCACCTCGGCGAACACAACGGTCGCCGCTACTACACCTACCACGCCCGATCGGTCCCTTGCGGCCCGGACGACGGCACGATCTGCGCACCGATGACAGCGGCCGCACTCCCGCTCTGCCCGGACGTCGTGCTGCCGGCCATGCAAAACTTTCATCAGCGTGGCCTGCTCAACCGTACGTTCAACGACACTTTCCCCTGGGTCGCGCCCGACCTGCTCGGCGTCGACGTCGGCCCGACCGTACTCATGATCGAGAACCACCGCAGCGGGCTCATGTGGGATCTTTCTCGCGAAATTCCCCAGGTGCAGACCGGGCTCGACCGCTGCGGCTTCAGCCCCGCCCCTACCGTTGGCGTTCATGCTGCGGCGCATTGA
- the rarD gene encoding EamA family transporter RarD translates to MGVSAHVMWGLFPLYFVLVKVVPPPMILGYRIIWAALLMAALLPVIKINASMRSAIADRKTLAKLLSTSVLIAINWLVFIYAVTTGRALEASLAYFISPLAIVGLGVVFLGERLNRVQLGCLALASAGVAYKIYATGALPWIAIVLPASFGLYSLIRKTAAADSRTALSVETFILAPLGVVYVVFMHGSGQVDEVPWSVGLHAMLSLSGVMTVAPLLLYGGAAKRLTLSSLGFIQYLGPTLQMLIATLVLGETFGPDNVITFGLIWIALAIYTYNAVQRERRRRAAPPIPS, encoded by the coding sequence ATGGGCGTATCGGCGCATGTGATGTGGGGTTTGTTCCCGCTGTACTTTGTGCTGGTCAAAGTAGTGCCGCCACCGATGATTCTTGGCTATCGGATCATCTGGGCCGCATTGCTGATGGCCGCGCTCTTGCCCGTGATCAAGATCAACGCCTCGATGCGTTCGGCCATCGCGGACCGCAAGACACTCGCCAAGTTGCTGAGCACGTCGGTGCTGATCGCGATCAACTGGCTCGTGTTCATCTACGCCGTCACCACCGGACGGGCGTTGGAAGCTTCGCTCGCCTATTTCATTTCACCGCTTGCGATCGTTGGGCTCGGCGTCGTCTTCCTGGGCGAACGGCTCAACCGCGTCCAACTCGGTTGCCTCGCGCTCGCAAGCGCCGGCGTGGCGTACAAGATTTACGCCACTGGCGCGCTGCCGTGGATCGCGATCGTGTTGCCGGCGTCGTTCGGCCTCTACTCGCTGATCCGCAAGACCGCCGCCGCCGACAGCCGGACCGCGCTCTCGGTCGAAACCTTCATCCTCGCCCCGCTCGGCGTCGTGTACGTCGTGTTCATGCACGGAAGCGGCCAGGTCGATGAGGTGCCGTGGAGTGTTGGCCTGCATGCGATGCTCTCGCTCAGCGGCGTGATGACCGTCGCACCACTGCTGCTTTACGGCGGGGCCGCCAAACGCCTCACCCTCAGCAGCCTCGGCTTCATCCAGTACCTCGGCCCGACCCTGCAAATGCTCATCGCCACACTCGTCCTCGGCGAAACGTTCGGCCCCGACAACGTCATCACCTTCGGCCTCATCTGGATCGCCCTGGCCATCTACACCTACAACGCCGTCCAACGCGAACGTCGGCGACGCGCCGCGCCGCCGATCCCGTCATAA
- a CDS encoding polynucleotide kinase-phosphatase, with amino-acid sequence MTIDIPELCLVVLMGPSGSGKSTFARIHFASTEVLSSDVCRGLVSDDENDQTVSGDAFDVLHYIAGKRLALGKLTVVDATNVRKEDRASLVQLARAHDVLPVAIVLKMPEKLCQERNEARPDRQFGKHVIRNQLIALRRGLRGFKREGFRQIHVFESPDELASVEIGRTRLWNDRRDDAGPFDVIGDVHGCADELCDLLESLGYQTTKRFHIVPPPGRKAVFVGDLVDRGPDSLGVLNIVRHMVAAGTALCVPGNHDAKLLKALKGRKVQRNHGLAETMDQIEADAGDDLPAITSFLNRLVSHYVLDVGKLVVAHAGLKEKYIGRASRRVREFALYGDTTGETDEHGLPVRLNWAADYRGDATLVYGHTPVADPQWLNNTVNIDTGCVFGGKLTALRWPEREFVSVPAKSKYAEPGRPFLEADRPQQYEHDDVLDLADVTGKRVIETCLQRSVIVRAENAAAALEVMSRFTIDPRWLIHLPPTMSPCETSKRDDLLEHPDEAFNYFRNAGIECLVCQEKHMGSRAIVVVCRDESLAIERFGVESAPDAGVIYTRTGRPFFDDGITGELLNIVRNALTAAGFWDEFETDWFCLDCELMPWSAKAQDLLRTQYAAVGSAAEAGLSAAIEALRSATLPDDPHVSGLLQRTERRREHIARYVDAYRRYCWPVASVADLKLAPFHLLASEGKVHTDGDHAWHMSTLARLAGGPVIATNHRVVELADDRSVVDAVAWWEQLTGDGGEGIVVKPIDWINHGPRGFVQPAMKVRGREYLRIIYGPEYISHLAQLRGRHLGGKRSMALREFSLGLEALHRFIDREPLRRVHECVFGVLALESEPVDPRL; translated from the coding sequence GTGACCATCGACATTCCCGAGCTGTGCCTCGTCGTGCTCATGGGACCCAGCGGGTCCGGCAAGAGCACATTCGCGCGCATCCACTTTGCGTCGACCGAGGTGCTCAGCAGTGACGTATGTCGCGGCCTGGTCAGCGATGACGAGAACGACCAAACCGTCAGCGGTGACGCGTTCGACGTGCTGCACTACATCGCCGGCAAGCGTCTCGCGCTTGGCAAACTCACCGTCGTCGACGCGACCAACGTGCGCAAGGAAGACCGGGCATCGCTGGTGCAGTTGGCGCGGGCGCACGATGTGCTGCCTGTTGCGATCGTGCTGAAGATGCCCGAGAAGCTTTGCCAGGAACGCAACGAAGCCCGTCCCGACCGCCAGTTCGGCAAGCACGTCATTCGGAACCAGTTGATCGCGCTCCGCCGCGGCCTGCGCGGTTTCAAGCGGGAGGGGTTCCGGCAGATCCATGTCTTCGAGTCACCCGACGAGCTGGCGTCCGTGGAGATCGGGCGGACGAGGCTGTGGAACGATCGCCGCGACGATGCCGGGCCGTTCGACGTCATTGGCGATGTGCACGGCTGCGCAGACGAGCTCTGCGACCTGCTCGAATCGCTCGGCTATCAAACAACCAAGCGGTTTCACATCGTTCCTCCACCGGGGCGGAAGGCGGTTTTCGTCGGCGACCTCGTCGACCGCGGGCCGGACTCGCTGGGTGTGTTGAACATCGTGCGTCACATGGTCGCCGCCGGCACCGCGCTTTGCGTGCCGGGCAATCACGACGCGAAGCTGCTCAAAGCGCTGAAGGGCCGCAAGGTGCAACGCAACCACGGTCTCGCCGAGACCATGGACCAGATCGAGGCCGACGCCGGCGACGATCTACCCGCGATCACGTCGTTCCTCAATCGACTCGTGAGCCACTACGTTCTCGATGTCGGCAAGCTCGTTGTCGCACACGCCGGTTTGAAGGAGAAGTACATCGGTCGGGCGTCGCGGCGGGTGCGTGAGTTTGCGCTCTACGGCGACACGACCGGCGAGACCGACGAGCATGGCCTGCCGGTGCGGCTCAACTGGGCCGCTGACTACCGCGGTGACGCCACCCTTGTCTACGGCCACACGCCGGTCGCCGACCCGCAATGGCTCAACAACACTGTCAACATCGACACCGGCTGCGTCTTCGGCGGCAAGCTCACAGCGTTGCGCTGGCCCGAGCGGGAGTTCGTGTCCGTTCCGGCAAAGTCGAAGTACGCCGAGCCGGGCCGGCCGTTCCTCGAAGCGGACCGCCCCCAGCAGTACGAGCACGACGATGTTCTCGACTTGGCCGACGTCACCGGCAAGCGCGTCATCGAAACGTGCTTGCAGCGGAGCGTGATCGTCCGCGCCGAGAACGCGGCGGCGGCGCTGGAGGTGATGAGCCGATTCACGATCGACCCGCGTTGGCTGATCCACCTGCCGCCGACGATGAGCCCTTGTGAGACGAGCAAACGTGACGATCTGCTGGAGCATCCCGACGAGGCGTTCAACTACTTTCGCAACGCCGGGATCGAATGTTTGGTTTGTCAGGAGAAGCACATGGGCAGCCGGGCGATCGTCGTGGTGTGTCGCGACGAGTCGTTGGCCATCGAGCGGTTCGGCGTCGAGTCGGCCCCGGACGCCGGTGTGATCTACACGCGCACCGGTCGACCGTTCTTCGACGACGGCATCACCGGCGAGTTGCTAAACATCGTGCGAAACGCCTTAACTGCCGCGGGATTCTGGGACGAGTTCGAGACGGACTGGTTTTGTCTGGACTGTGAACTGATGCCGTGGTCGGCCAAGGCGCAGGATCTGCTGCGGACGCAGTACGCGGCGGTTGGCAGCGCGGCGGAGGCCGGCCTGTCGGCTGCGATCGAGGCGCTGCGGTCGGCGACGTTGCCGGACGACCCGCACGTGTCCGGGCTGCTCCAACGCACCGAGCGTCGGCGTGAGCACATCGCGCGCTACGTTGACGCCTATCGGCGATACTGCTGGCCGGTCGCGTCGGTCGCCGACTTGAAGCTCGCGCCGTTCCACCTGCTTGCGTCTGAGGGGAAAGTTCACACTGATGGCGACCATGCCTGGCACATGTCGACGCTTGCGCGTCTCGCCGGCGGTCCGGTCATCGCAACGAACCATCGCGTGGTCGAGCTTGCCGATGATCGCAGCGTCGTCGACGCCGTGGCGTGGTGGGAACAGCTCACCGGTGACGGCGGTGAGGGGATAGTCGTGAAGCCGATCGACTGGATCAATCACGGACCGCGTGGATTCGTGCAACCCGCAATGAAAGTTCGTGGACGCGAGTACCTGCGGATCATTTACGGACCCGAGTACATCTCCCACCTCGCCCAGCTGCGCGGGCGACACCTCGGCGGTAAGCGGTCGATGGCGCTGCGTGAGTTCTCCCTCGGGCTCGAAGCGTTACACCGCTTCATCGATCGCGAGCCGCTTCGTCGGGTGCACGAGTGTGTGTTCGGCGTGCTCGCTTTGGAGAGCGAGCCGGTCGATCCGCGGTTATGA
- a CDS encoding 3' terminal RNA ribose 2'-O-methyltransferase Hen1 translates to MLLQISTTHEPATDLGYLLHKNPGRPQAKGLSFGTAHVFYTDASPRKCTATLMLEIDPVSLRRRGPGLSLAEYVSDRPYAASSFLSVAIAQVYGTALSGTCKQRPELVETSIPLTTTVGPVPCRGGEGFLRDLFEPLGYVVDTLQHPLDEQFPEWGGGTYFTVTLTQTIRLADLLSHLYVLLPVLDADKHYFVGSDEVDKLLRHGEGWLAEHTQKPAIARRYLKKRQSLVAEALRRLAVDEPDDPDAQELAIEKPISLHEQRLDAVTHALIDAGAERVVDLGCGEGRLLRRLLDERSVQQVVGVDVSSRSLEFAERRLKLGRMPVVKRQRIALLHGSLTYRDRRLETDPPFDAACLVEVIEHLDPPRLTALRRVVFEFVRPTRVILTTPNREYNVHWETLPAGQMRHRDHRFEWDRAEFAAWCDAAAEAFGYVVTYAPIGDDHPDTGPPTQMAIFTREAS, encoded by the coding sequence ATGCTGCTGCAGATTTCGACGACGCATGAGCCGGCAACCGATCTCGGTTATCTGCTACACAAGAACCCCGGCCGACCGCAGGCGAAGGGGCTTTCCTTCGGCACAGCACATGTGTTCTACACCGACGCGTCACCGAGAAAGTGCACCGCCACGTTGATGCTCGAGATCGACCCGGTGTCATTGCGGCGCCGCGGGCCGGGCCTGTCGTTGGCCGAATATGTCAGCGATCGGCCATATGCGGCATCGTCGTTTCTCTCAGTCGCCATCGCACAGGTCTACGGCACCGCGCTCTCCGGCACCTGTAAGCAGCGGCCCGAGTTGGTCGAGACCTCGATCCCGTTGACGACGACCGTCGGCCCGGTTCCGTGCCGTGGCGGCGAGGGTTTCCTGCGCGATCTCTTCGAGCCGCTCGGCTACGTGGTCGACACTCTGCAACATCCGCTCGACGAGCAGTTCCCCGAGTGGGGCGGCGGCACGTACTTCACGGTGACACTCACCCAGACGATTCGGCTCGCGGATCTGCTCAGCCACTTGTACGTGTTGCTACCGGTGCTCGATGCGGACAAGCACTACTTCGTCGGCAGCGATGAGGTGGACAAGCTGCTGCGCCACGGCGAGGGCTGGCTCGCGGAACATACGCAGAAGCCGGCCATCGCCCGGCGGTATCTCAAGAAGCGTCAGTCACTCGTTGCTGAGGCGTTGCGTCGCTTGGCGGTCGACGAGCCGGATGATCCCGACGCGCAGGAACTGGCGATCGAGAAACCGATCAGCCTGCACGAGCAACGGCTCGACGCGGTGACGCACGCGCTGATCGACGCCGGAGCTGAGCGCGTGGTCGATCTCGGCTGTGGCGAAGGCCGGCTGTTGCGACGACTTCTGGACGAGCGATCGGTCCAGCAGGTCGTCGGCGTCGACGTGTCGAGCCGGTCGCTGGAGTTCGCTGAGCGTCGGCTGAAACTGGGTCGCATGCCGGTGGTCAAGCGGCAGCGGATCGCGTTGCTCCACGGCTCGCTGACCTACCGCGATCGCCGGCTCGAGACTGATCCGCCGTTCGACGCGGCCTGCCTCGTCGAGGTTATCGAGCACCTCGATCCGCCGCGCCTCACCGCACTGCGTCGGGTCGTGTTCGAGTTCGTTCGCCCAACGCGCGTGATCCTCACCACGCCCAACCGTGAGTACAACGTGCACTGGGAGACACTACCGGCCGGACAAATGCGGCATCGCGATCACCGATTCGAGTGGGATCGCGCCGAGTTCGCCGCGTGGTGCGACGCGGCGGCTGAGGCGTTCGGTTACGTCGTCACCTACGCCCCGATCGGCGACGACCACCCCGACACTGGTCCGCCCACGCAGATGGCGATCTTCACGCGGGAGGCGTCGTGA
- a CDS encoding YbjQ family protein yields the protein MIVVNTENVPGYRITAVRGLVQGNTVRAKHLGRDIAASLKNLAGGELRGYTELLVEARREAIERLLMQAQQLGANAVVNVRFSTSAVTSGAAELYAYGTAVIVEPDGDPRTQTTDTTGVPEVPPLPEPS from the coding sequence ATGATCGTCGTCAACACAGAAAACGTGCCCGGGTATCGCATCACCGCCGTGCGGGGGTTGGTTCAGGGCAACACGGTCCGGGCCAAACATCTCGGAAGGGACATTGCCGCATCGCTCAAGAACCTCGCCGGCGGCGAGTTGCGCGGGTACACCGAGCTTCTCGTCGAAGCCCGCCGCGAGGCGATCGAACGGCTGCTCATGCAGGCTCAGCAACTCGGGGCGAATGCCGTGGTAAACGTTCGCTTCAGCACGTCGGCGGTCACCAGCGGCGCTGCGGAGTTGTACGCGTACGGCACCGCAGTCATCGTCGAGCCTGACGGCGACCCACGGACACAGACAACCGACACGACCGGCGTCCCGGAAGTGCCACCCCTGCCGGAGCCGTCGTGA